In the genome of Desulfovibrio desulfuricans, one region contains:
- the casA gene encoding type I-E CRISPR-associated protein Cse1/CasA, with amino-acid sequence MNLVSEKWIPVLNTGGRRQLISLRDAFCQGEQWRDLAVRPHERVALMRLLLCIAHAALEGPSPGEWPLVPKLLPKKAEEYLKKWEGSFDLFDAKKPFLQIAGLKAATKKAKDGDDADGPLVNASKLDFALATGDQSTHFDHEGSLPQRLVELAALALNLLTYLCFSPGGLIGSVTWSGQATARTSSDAPCAVGSMTHTFWRGGHLLQTLQLNMCDRAAIEAHLKCIGAGWGKPVWEQMPKSLDDKAAWDNATQTYLGRLTPLPRLVLFQREGASIILGTGPAFPNFNNEKAPFVEEPTSTVVSRIRNDKPTQALLAVTPGKALWRELHAIVAHRNKDNVGGFWAVGLSSSEGPADRDIIVAGMARDKAKVVDTLESVYHIPQAMQNTPGQEIYEKGVQHAESMSRRLGWAVETYRATIDGGWSGRLKGAGAGKVGLLSKLRQKAFIQYWTAAEQNLPLLFACVESLGTDNLPDAQKTWAKSLFAAARQAYAAACAPQTPRQHRAYALGLAKLSKPVDGANSSTAASDTSSDTSHEEDDE; translated from the coding sequence ATGAACCTTGTGTCAGAAAAGTGGATTCCTGTGCTGAACACGGGTGGCCGCCGCCAGCTTATAAGCCTGCGCGATGCCTTCTGTCAGGGGGAGCAATGGCGAGATCTGGCCGTGCGCCCGCACGAGCGGGTGGCCCTTATGCGGCTGCTGCTGTGCATTGCCCACGCAGCGCTTGAGGGGCCATCCCCCGGCGAGTGGCCGCTCGTGCCCAAACTGCTGCCGAAAAAGGCTGAAGAGTATCTGAAAAAATGGGAGGGCAGCTTTGACCTGTTCGATGCCAAAAAACCCTTTTTGCAGATAGCAGGGCTGAAGGCGGCGACAAAAAAGGCCAAGGATGGCGATGATGCAGACGGCCCGCTGGTCAACGCCAGCAAGCTGGATTTTGCCCTCGCCACAGGCGATCAGAGCACGCATTTTGATCATGAGGGCAGCTTGCCCCAGCGGTTGGTAGAGCTGGCGGCGCTCGCGTTGAATCTGCTGACCTATCTGTGCTTCAGCCCCGGCGGCCTGATTGGGTCCGTCACCTGGAGCGGTCAGGCCACAGCCCGTACCTCAAGCGACGCTCCCTGCGCCGTGGGGTCCATGACGCACACCTTTTGGCGCGGCGGGCATCTGCTCCAGACGCTGCAGCTCAATATGTGCGACCGTGCAGCCATTGAAGCGCATTTGAAGTGCATCGGCGCGGGCTGGGGAAAACCCGTGTGGGAACAGATGCCCAAGAGTCTGGACGACAAAGCCGCATGGGATAACGCAACCCAGACCTATCTTGGTCGGCTGACCCCGCTTCCGCGTCTTGTACTGTTTCAGCGCGAGGGGGCATCCATCATACTTGGCACAGGGCCGGCTTTCCCCAATTTTAATAATGAAAAGGCCCCCTTTGTAGAAGAACCTACTTCTACCGTTGTCTCAAGAATTAGAAACGACAAGCCGACTCAGGCGCTTTTGGCTGTAACACCCGGCAAGGCCCTGTGGCGTGAGCTGCATGCCATTGTAGCCCACCGCAACAAGGATAATGTAGGCGGTTTTTGGGCGGTAGGATTATCGTCGTCAGAAGGCCCTGCAGATCGGGATATCATTGTGGCAGGCATGGCCAGAGATAAGGCCAAGGTGGTAGATACGCTCGAATCTGTCTACCACATCCCGCAAGCCATGCAAAATACGCCGGGGCAGGAGATTTATGAAAAAGGCGTGCAACATGCCGAGTCTATGTCCCGCAGGCTTGGGTGGGCGGTGGAGACCTACCGCGCAACTATTGACGGCGGTTGGTCTGGCAGGCTCAAGGGGGCTGGCGCAGGCAAGGTCGGTCTGCTGAGCAAACTCAGGCAAAAGGCCTTCATCCAATACTGGACAGCTGCGGAGCAGAATCTGCCCCTGCTTTTTGCCTGCGTGGAGAGCCTCGGTACCGATAACCTCCCAGATGCGCAAAAAACATGGGCAAAATCCCTGTTTGCCGCCGCCCGGCAGGCCTACGCCGCCGCCTGCGCACCGCAAACTCCCCGTCAGCACCGGGCTTACGCCCTTGGCCTCGCCAAACTCAGCAAACCCGTTGATGGTGCAAATTCTTCAACGGCGGCTTCAGATACTTCTTCCGACACATCCCATGAGGAGGACGACGAATGA
- the casB gene encoding type I-E CRISPR-associated protein Cse2/CasB, whose product MTALVQWLRTQKERRGVLAQLRCGIVPGKQQRAWPLLARFDGIEGHKGEVVRTIAALYAAHPDESPSGSMGSMCRKLCSGDEKPDDEKPGPIGVRFQHLLAAETAEVCPRVVRLVLRAKVRGIPVNYEQLQEDLLQWAFPQKRKYVQERWAQQFWAPTAASAASDDVPGQQAETPQDTPETMP is encoded by the coding sequence ATGACAGCACTGGTGCAATGGCTGCGGACACAAAAGGAGCGCCGTGGGGTTTTGGCCCAATTGCGGTGCGGCATTGTGCCCGGCAAACAGCAAAGGGCATGGCCCCTGCTAGCGCGTTTTGACGGCATTGAAGGGCACAAGGGCGAGGTAGTGCGCACTATCGCCGCCCTGTATGCCGCACACCCTGATGAATCCCCTTCCGGCAGCATGGGGAGCATGTGCCGAAAACTGTGCTCGGGCGACGAAAAACCCGACGATGAAAAGCCCGGCCCCATTGGCGTGCGCTTTCAGCACCTGCTCGCAGCCGAGACGGCAGAGGTGTGCCCCCGTGTGGTGCGCCTGGTTTTGCGGGCCAAGGTGCGGGGCATACCCGTAAATTACGAGCAGTTGCAGGAAGACCTGCTGCAATGGGCGTTTCCGCAAAAACGCAAATATGTGCAGGAGCGGTGGGCGCAGCAGTTCTGGGCCCCGACCGCGGCATCTGCTGCGTCTGACGATGTACCCGGCCAACAGGCGGAAACCCCGCAGGATACCCCGGAGACAATGCCATGA
- the cas6e gene encoding type I-E CRISPR-associated protein Cas6/Cse3/CasE, protein MTWMTRFMVDMPAMYRHRLSDCYAWHQAIWQCFPHRPDADRDFLFRLDEIPTGVLAHVLSPLEPQRPDFCAAEHWQVKAVPPSFLEHDNYRFDVVCNPGRKVKAFTGDGQRKKNSRREAIIKPDEQREWLDRKAEANGFEVLPGMRADPSTSYSFRKGQQSGTHIGVRFSGVLRVTRRDAFCQAFTNGLGSARGFGFGMLLLCPVR, encoded by the coding sequence ATGACCTGGATGACCCGTTTTATGGTGGATATGCCCGCCATGTACCGCCACCGGCTGAGCGACTGCTATGCCTGGCATCAGGCCATCTGGCAGTGCTTTCCGCATCGGCCCGACGCTGACCGCGATTTTCTGTTCCGGCTGGATGAAATTCCCACAGGGGTTCTGGCGCATGTGCTCAGCCCGCTTGAACCGCAGCGGCCGGATTTTTGCGCGGCGGAGCACTGGCAGGTCAAGGCTGTGCCGCCCAGTTTTCTGGAGCACGACAACTACCGGTTTGACGTGGTCTGCAACCCTGGCCGCAAGGTCAAGGCTTTTACCGGCGACGGGCAACGCAAAAAGAACAGCCGCCGCGAGGCCATCATCAAGCCGGATGAACAGCGCGAGTGGCTCGACCGCAAGGCGGAGGCCAACGGTTTTGAAGTGCTGCCCGGCATGCGCGCAGACCCGTCAACCAGTTATTCTTTCAGAAAAGGCCAACAGTCGGGAACCCACATAGGCGTGCGGTTCAGCGGCGTGTTGCGCGTCACCCGGCGGGACGCCTTTTGTCAGGCATTTACTAACGGCC